The Thermotoga sp. Ku-13t DNA segment ATGGACCATCCACGATGCAGTCCTTTATCTGACCCCGATCACTCATCTTGCTCAGGACGGCTGCGTCCAGTGTGGCGGGCATCTTCACGTTCGGCACCTCTATCGCACCCACGATGGCGACCTTCGGTTTTTCAATGCCGAGTTTCTTCACCACCTTCACCGAGACGTTTATCATATCGATCTTTTGTTCCAGGGTCGGCGCGATGATCATTCCAGCATCGCTGATCGCTAAAAGTTTGTGGTAGGTCGGGACATCGAAAACACTGACCATCGTGATGGTCGAGCCGGTTTTGAGATTGTACTGATCCTCAAGCACGACTTTCATGAGATCTCCCGTCTTAACGGAGCCTTTCATCAAGAGTTCTCCACGTTCCGAGACGACTTCGACCGCCACCCGTGCACTCTGATCCTTCTGGCAATCTATCAGTTCGCAACGGCTCAGGTCAAGACCAACTCTTTCCGCCAGCGCCTTCGTCTCGACCTCAGGACCAACCAGCACTGGTTCGACGATGGAATGCTCCAGCGCCATCTTCAAAGCGCTCAACACGACATCGTCGTTTGAACCTGCCACGACGATCTTCTTTCTCAGTCCTCGAGCTCTCTCAACGAGGAATGCGAGCCTATCCATTCGGACCACCCCAGATCTTCGCCTTCTCCTCGCCCCTCAGGACCCTCAACGCTCCCAGAGCCAGTGCCTCCATTTCGAATTCGCCTGGAAGCACGAAGATGGGTGCAAACTTGTAGATGTATTCCTTTATCATCTCAACGAATTCGTCACTGTGCGCCATGCCCCCCGTTAAAATGATGGCATCGAGCTTTCCTTTCAAAACGGCGCACATTCCGCCAATCTCTTTCGCTATCTGGTAAGCCATTGCTCTGACAACGAGAGAAGCGTAGCTATCATTTTTCGCCATTTCGAGCGCTTTTCTCAGATCGTTTGTACCAAGGTATGCAACCAGTCCGCCGCGCCCAACAAATTTCTTCTTCAGTTCTTCTCTACTGTATCGTCCACTGAAACACATGCGAACAACATCGCCCACGGGCAGTTCTCCCGTTCTTTCCGGGCTGAAAGGTCCCTCATCGTTGGCGTTATTCACATCTATGATCCTTCCTTTCCGAACGGCTGCTACGGATATTCCACCACCGAGGTGTGCCACCACAGCGTTCAGTTCTTCCAGACTTTTGCCGAGCTCTTTCGCCACCTTTCTGCACACAATCTTTATGTTGAGCGCGTGAGAAAGGCTCTTCCTTTCAATTTCAGGTATTCCAGAAAGCCTTGCTTCAGGTATCATCTCGTCGACAGAAACTGGATCTGTCGTGTAAACAGGAATCTTACCGTTGGACATTTCATGGGCTATCACACACGCGAGGTTCGAAACGTGTTTCACCGGTGATTCGTACTTCAAATAGTTCACCATGCGTTCATCGACCAGGTAAGTTCCACTCTCCACAGGAGGGAGAATGCCCCCCCTTGCGGCAATCGCATCGAAATCTTCGATCCTGAATCCTGCTTTTTCCAGCGCCGAAAGAATGGATCTCCTTCTCAACGGCTCTTGGTCCATCAACGTCTCGCACTTTGCGAGCTCCTCCGCACTGTGTTCGAACTTCTCCGAATAAATGCATTTTTCATCTTCATAAACGGCCACCTTTGTGGATGTTGAACCTGGATTGATGACCAAAATCCTCATCTGCACTTCAACCCCTTGGCCTCAACGTAGTCCATGTAAGCCAGTTTCAACCTGTGAACGCCTTCTCTTATCTGTTCGAAAGTCGGCAAGCAGAAAGACATGCGCATGGAGCTGGATGGCTCCTCGTAAGGTTTGAACGCTTCACCGGGGATGTAGAAGACCTTTCTCTGCTCGGCGAATTTGAAAAGTTCCATGGTGTCAACATCGGGCAGGGTTGTCCAGATGAAGAGTCCTCCATCCGGATCGGTCCAGTCGATGTCTGCCACATCGGAGAACTCCTCTCTCAGAGCTTCGATCATCGTTTCTTTCTTTTTCCTGTAAAGTTCCATCGCTGGCTTTATCTGTTCGAGTATGTCGTAGCGCTCCAGATAACGTGCCGCAAGTCGCATCGTTAAAGAGGGGCTGCACAGATCCGTACCCTGCTTCGCCAGAACCAATTTCCTGATGATCTGTTTGTCCGCCACGACGATGCCGATTCTCAAACCCGGACAGAGTATCTTGCTGAACGTATTCAGCAGAATGACTCTATCAGTACCCCCAAAGCTCATGATGGGTGGTATATGTTCTCCTCTGAATCTAAGGACACCGTAAGGATCGTCCTCGACGATCAGAACATCGTACTTCTCGGCGAGCTCCACGAGAGCCTTTCTCTTCTCGACGGAGGTGGTTATTCCAGATGGGTTCTGAAAGTTCGAAACGACGTAGATGAATTTCACCCTGTGCAGCTGGTTCTCTTTCTGCATTCGCTTCAAATGTGCCTCCACCTGGTTGAGATCCGGACCGTCCTTCTCGAACCTGACGACCAGAAACCTGGCGTCCCTCATCCTGAAAGCGCTGAGAGCTCCAAGATACTCTGGATCGCCAACTATCACGCAATCGCCCGGATCGAGCAAAACTTTCCCGACCAGCTCCAGTGCCTGTTGTGAACCGACCGTTATCAGAACGTTTTCAGGTGAGAATCCGTCGAGGCCGTAGACCCTCTTCAACAGGATGAGGACCTGCTTGATCAGCTCCGGATCGCCCTCGGTTGTGGCATACTGGAGGGTATATCTGTACTCGTTCTCTATTATCTCCCTGGCGAGTTCTGCGAGCTGGTGCCTGGGGAACGTTTCCGGATCCGGCGTACCACCACCGAACGAAACCGCACCGGGCATGTTAGCGTATTTGAGCAACTCCCTGATCATTGAAGATTTCAACTTTTGCGCGAGAGTCGAGAAACGAAAATCCACGTAGTTCACCCCTCGTAATATTATCAAAGTCGTGCCAATAGGGATCTGTTCATCTATTAGGCTCTAAGACGTAAATACGTGCTTTGCAAATCATTGCACGATGCAAATATTTGCGCGCAAACTCTTGCTCAACGAAACCCAATCAATCCGTCACAAACGATGGTAAACTAATCGTGCAAACGAATCTGAGCTGGGGGGATGCACATGTTCAAATTGAAGAAGCACTACATAATGGCACCAGGTCCGACACCGGTGCCAGTGGATGTGCTGCTCGCCGGTGCTAAAGAGACCATACACCACAGAACGCCACAATTTCTGGAGATCATGGAAAAAACGCTGGACGAGGCACGGTATCTTTTCCAGACGTCGAACCGCGTCTACGCTTTCGTTTCCTCGGGCACGGGCGCGATGGAGGCTGCGGTGACAAACCTCGTCAATCCCGGTGAGAAGGCGATAGTCGTCGTCGCTGGAAAGTTCGGAGAACGCTGGAAAGAGATCTGCGAAGCTTATGGAATCAACGTGGTCGATATAGCGCTCGAATGGGGAGAAGCCGTCACACCCGAACAGATAGAGAAAGCCATGAGAGAGCATCCAGACGCAAAGGTCATATTTACAACACACAGTGAAACCTCGACAGGAACCGTCATAGACCTTCAGGCCATAGCGCAGTTGACGAAAGACACCGACAAGGTTTTGGTGACAGATGAGATCAGCGGTTTGCTGGCTGAGCCCCTGAAGATGGACGAATGGGGTGTCGATGTGGTCGTCGCCGGATCGCAGAAAGGTATAATGATGCCCCCGGGTCTGGCCTTCATCACTCTGAGTAAGAAAGCCTGGGAGCTCGTCGAAAAGAACAAATGCCCGAAGTATTACTTCGACCTGAAGTACTACGAGGAAAACTATCCGGATAATCCATGGACACCTGCGGTCAACATGATCTACATGCTCAACCAGAGCATAAAGATGTTGAAAGAAGAAGGCATAGAGAACGTCTGGGAAAGACACAGGATCCTCGGTGAGGCCACGCGCAATGCGGTTAAAGCGCTCGGTCTGGAACTGTTCTCGAAACGACCCGGTAATGTGTGCACCGCCGTCAAGGTACCCGCCGGGCTGGAGGCGAAGAAGATCACGAAAATCATGAGGGACAAGTACGGTGTCACCATAGCAGCTGGCCAGGGAAAGATCTCGAACACCATCTTCAGGATCGCGCACCTTGGTTACGTGTCGCTGTTCGATACGATGACGGCCATCAGTGCTCTGGAGTTCACACTGCACGAACTTGGATATCCCGTGAAGTTCGGCGAAGGTGTGAGGGCTGCCATGG contains these protein-coding regions:
- a CDS encoding bifunctional enoyl-CoA hydratase/phosphate acetyltransferase; the encoded protein is MDRLAFLVERARGLRKKIVVAGSNDDVVLSALKMALEHSIVEPVLVGPEVETKALAERVGLDLSRCELIDCQKDQSARVAVEVVSERGELLMKGSVKTGDLMKVVLEDQYNLKTGSTITMVSVFDVPTYHKLLAISDAGMIIAPTLEQKIDMINVSVKVVKKLGIEKPKVAIVGAIEVPNVKMPATLDAAVLSKMSDRGQIKDCIVDGPFALDNAISKEAAEHKKIESPVAGDADILIMPDIEAGNVLYKALVFFANATVASVILGARIPIVLTSRADSDRTKLYSIALAAILC
- the buk gene encoding butyrate kinase, translating into MRILVINPGSTSTKVAVYEDEKCIYSEKFEHSAEELAKCETLMDQEPLRRRSILSALEKAGFRIEDFDAIAARGGILPPVESGTYLVDERMVNYLKYESPVKHVSNLACVIAHEMSNGKIPVYTTDPVSVDEMIPEARLSGIPEIERKSLSHALNIKIVCRKVAKELGKSLEELNAVVAHLGGGISVAAVRKGRIIDVNNANDEGPFSPERTGELPVGDVVRMCFSGRYSREELKKKFVGRGGLVAYLGTNDLRKALEMAKNDSYASLVVRAMAYQIAKEIGGMCAVLKGKLDAIILTGGMAHSDEFVEMIKEYIYKFAPIFVLPGEFEMEALALGALRVLRGEEKAKIWGGPNG
- a CDS encoding PLP-dependent aminotransferase family protein, giving the protein MIRELLKYANMPGAVSFGGGTPDPETFPRHQLAELAREIIENEYRYTLQYATTEGDPELIKQVLILLKRVYGLDGFSPENVLITVGSQQALELVGKVLLDPGDCVIVGDPEYLGALSAFRMRDARFLVVRFEKDGPDLNQVEAHLKRMQKENQLHRVKFIYVVSNFQNPSGITTSVEKRKALVELAEKYDVLIVEDDPYGVLRFRGEHIPPIMSFGGTDRVILLNTFSKILCPGLRIGIVVADKQIIRKLVLAKQGTDLCSPSLTMRLAARYLERYDILEQIKPAMELYRKKKETMIEALREEFSDVADIDWTDPDGGLFIWTTLPDVDTMELFKFAEQRKVFYIPGEAFKPYEEPSSSMRMSFCLPTFEQIREGVHRLKLAYMDYVEAKGLKCR
- a CDS encoding alanine--glyoxylate aminotransferase family protein, which encodes MFKLKKHYIMAPGPTPVPVDVLLAGAKETIHHRTPQFLEIMEKTLDEARYLFQTSNRVYAFVSSGTGAMEAAVTNLVNPGEKAIVVVAGKFGERWKEICEAYGINVVDIALEWGEAVTPEQIEKAMREHPDAKVIFTTHSETSTGTVIDLQAIAQLTKDTDKVLVTDEISGLLAEPLKMDEWGVDVVVAGSQKGIMMPPGLAFITLSKKAWELVEKNKCPKYYFDLKYYEENYPDNPWTPAVNMIYMLNQSIKMLKEEGIENVWERHRILGEATRNAVKALGLELFSKRPGNVCTAVKVPAGLEAKKITKIMRDKYGVTIAAGQGKISNTIFRIAHLGYVSLFDTMTAISALEFTLHELGYPVKFGEGVRAAMETFHREGVAG